A single Flavobacterium sp. 1 DNA region contains:
- the nuoF gene encoding NADH-quinone oxidoreductase subunit NuoF, which produces MSQKILLDKINIPGIKTYEVYRQNGGYASVEKALKTLTPDEVVEEVKTSGLRGRGGAGFPAGMKWSFIDKKSGKPRHLVCNADESEPGTFKDRYLMEYIPHLLIEGMITSSYALGANLSYIYIRGEYMWVFKILERAIAEAKAAGFLGKNILGSGYDLELHVHCGAGAYICGEETALIESLEGKRGNPRIKPPFPAVSGLWANPTVVNNVETIAAVPWIINNSGADYAKIGIGRSTGTKLISASGHIKNPGVYEIELGLSVYEFMNSDEYLGGMSSDRPLKAFVPGGSSVPVLPAHLIYKTAAGEDRLMSYESLSDGGFATGSMLGSGGFIVYNDTSCIVRNTWNFSRFYHHESCGQCTPCREGTGWMEKVLHRIENGHGREEDIDLLLSIQSKIEGNTICPLGDAAAWPVAAAIRHFRDEFEYHIRFPEKIKNRDHFVAEPFEKVKHLVSKEIV; this is translated from the coding sequence ATGTCACAAAAAATATTATTAGACAAAATCAATATTCCAGGGATTAAAACCTATGAAGTGTATCGCCAAAACGGTGGTTACGCTTCTGTAGAAAAAGCATTGAAAACCTTAACTCCAGACGAAGTTGTTGAAGAAGTAAAAACTTCGGGATTACGTGGTCGTGGTGGTGCTGGTTTCCCAGCTGGAATGAAATGGAGTTTTATTGATAAAAAATCAGGAAAACCAAGACATTTGGTTTGCAATGCCGATGAATCTGAACCAGGAACTTTCAAAGATCGTTATCTGATGGAATATATTCCTCACTTATTGATTGAGGGAATGATTACTTCCAGTTATGCATTGGGTGCTAATCTTTCGTATATCTATATTCGTGGAGAATACATGTGGGTTTTCAAAATATTAGAAAGAGCCATTGCCGAAGCAAAAGCAGCTGGCTTTTTAGGAAAAAACATATTGGGTTCTGGATATGATTTAGAATTACACGTTCATTGTGGTGCCGGAGCTTATATCTGTGGCGAAGAAACGGCGCTGATCGAATCATTAGAAGGAAAAAGAGGAAACCCTCGTATTAAACCGCCATTTCCAGCAGTTTCAGGACTTTGGGCAAATCCAACTGTAGTAAATAATGTAGAAACTATCGCAGCTGTGCCGTGGATTATAAACAATTCGGGGGCGGATTATGCCAAAATTGGTATCGGAAGATCTACAGGAACCAAATTAATCTCTGCTTCGGGACATATCAAAAACCCTGGTGTTTATGAAATTGAATTAGGACTAAGCGTCTATGAATTCATGAATTCTGACGAATATCTTGGCGGAATGAGTTCTGACCGTCCATTAAAAGCATTTGTGCCTGGAGGAAGTTCTGTTCCTGTTTTACCAGCACATTTAATTTATAAAACTGCAGCAGGCGAAGATCGTTTGATGTCTTACGAATCCCTAAGCGATGGTGGTTTTGCCACAGGATCTATGTTGGGTTCTGGAGGATTTATTGTTTATAACGACACTTCTTGCATTGTTCGCAATACTTGGAATTTCTCCCGTTTTTATCACCATGAAAGCTGTGGTCAATGTACTCCATGCAGAGAAGGAACAGGATGGATGGAAAAAGTATTGCACAGAATTGAAAACGGACACGGACGTGAAGAAGATATCGATTTGCTACTGAGTATTCAAAGTAAAATTGAAGGAAACACGATTTGTCCTCTTGGAGACGCAGCAGCTTGGCCGGTAGCGGCAGCTATTCGTCACTTTAGAGATGAATTCGAATATCACATTCGTTTCCCTGAAAAAATAAAAAACAGAGACCATTTTGTTGCAGAGCCTTTTGAAAAAGTAAAGCACTTAGTTTCTAAAGAAATAGTATAA
- a CDS encoding 2Fe-2S iron-sulfur cluster-binding protein, protein MKVTIDGQEIEVEAGTTILQAARMIGGEVVPPAMCYYSKLKGSGGKCRCCLVDVTKGSDADPRPMPKLMASCVTGCQDGMEIASKASPRVQEARKSVTEFLLINHPLDCPICDQAGECDLQNLSFEHGKSESRFIEEKRTFEPEDIGPNIQLHMNRCILCQRCVQVADQLTDDRVHGVMDRGDHANISTCISKAITNEFSGNMIDVCPVGALTDKTFRFKSRVWFNKPYNAHRECTTPGCCGKTTVWMFGNEIQRVTGRKDEFHEVEEFICNSCRFDHKDVADWVIEGPREFEKDSVINQNNYTQKLEKVEIATEKNILLGRDQDRKKISMASNPLDTNTNKS, encoded by the coding sequence ATGAAAGTAACCATAGACGGTCAAGAAATTGAAGTAGAAGCAGGGACAACGATCTTGCAGGCTGCGCGCATGATTGGTGGAGAAGTTGTTCCGCCAGCGATGTGCTATTATTCTAAATTAAAAGGAAGCGGTGGAAAATGCCGTTGTTGTTTGGTCGATGTGACTAAAGGCAGTGACGCTGATCCAAGACCTATGCCAAAATTGATGGCATCTTGCGTAACAGGCTGTCAGGACGGAATGGAAATCGCCAGTAAAGCATCTCCAAGAGTTCAGGAAGCAAGAAAATCGGTGACAGAATTTTTGTTAATCAATCACCCGCTGGATTGTCCTATTTGCGACCAAGCCGGAGAATGTGATTTGCAAAACTTAAGTTTTGAACACGGAAAATCAGAATCCCGTTTTATTGAAGAAAAAAGAACTTTTGAACCTGAAGATATTGGCCCGAACATTCAGCTGCACATGAATCGCTGTATTTTATGTCAAAGATGTGTACAAGTTGCGGATCAATTGACAGACGATCGTGTTCATGGTGTAATGGATCGCGGTGATCATGCTAATATCTCGACTTGTATTTCAAAAGCCATAACTAATGAGTTTTCTGGAAATATGATTGATGTGTGTCCGGTTGGCGCTTTGACTGATAAAACTTTTAGATTTAAATCTAGAGTTTGGTTTAACAAGCCTTATAATGCGCATAGAGAATGTACAACACCAGGCTGCTGTGGGAAAACAACTGTTTGGATGTTTGGAAACGAAATTCAACGTGTTACTGGCCGTAAAGATGAATTCCACGAAGTAGAAGAATTCATTTGTAACAGTTGTCGTTTTGACCACAAAGATGTTGCAGACTGGGTAATTGAAGGACCGCGTGAATTTGAAAAAGATTCGGTTATCAATCAAAATAATTATACTCAAAAATTAGAAAAAGTAGAAATAGCTACTGAGAAAAACATACTTTTGGGTAGAGACCAAGATCGTAAAAAAATAAGTATGGCTTCAAATCCATTGGACACTAACACTAATAAATCTTAA
- the nuoH gene encoding NADH-quinone oxidoreductase subunit NuoH has protein sequence MDSTFVIEKGVFIVVIFALTMLMAMYSTWAERKVAAWLQDRIGPNRAGPWGLLQPLADGGKLFAKEEFIPNTPNKFLFVVGPAIAMSTALMTSAVIPWGDKLHLFGRDILLQATDVNIAILYVFGVVSLGVYGIMIGGWASNNKFSLMGAIRAASQMVSYEVAMGLSIIALTMMTGTLSLKEISIQQSEWHWNVLYQPLTFLIFLICSFAELNRTPFDLAECESELIGGYHTEYSSMKMGFYLFAEYANMFISSTIMAVLFFGGYNYPGMAWAVENLGVNIANVIGMMALFAKLCGFIFFIMWVRWTIPRFRYDQLMHLGWRILIPLAIVNIMITGVVLLRSEIAVYLGF, from the coding sequence ATGGACAGTACATTTGTTATAGAAAAAGGTGTGTTTATAGTTGTTATTTTTGCTCTTACTATGCTGATGGCTATGTATTCTACATGGGCAGAACGCAAAGTGGCCGCTTGGCTGCAGGATAGAATTGGACCTAACAGAGCAGGACCTTGGGGATTGCTTCAGCCACTTGCTGATGGAGGTAAATTATTTGCAAAAGAAGAATTTATTCCAAACACTCCTAATAAATTTTTATTTGTTGTTGGACCAGCGATTGCAATGAGTACGGCTTTGATGACTAGTGCGGTTATTCCATGGGGAGATAAATTACACTTGTTCGGAAGAGATATTCTGCTACAGGCAACAGACGTAAATATTGCTATCTTATATGTTTTTGGAGTGGTTTCGTTAGGAGTTTACGGCATCATGATTGGTGGTTGGGCTTCGAATAACAAGTTCTCTTTGATGGGAGCTATTAGAGCGGCATCACAAATGGTTTCTTATGAAGTAGCCATGGGATTATCCATAATCGCTTTGACTATGATGACTGGAACTTTAAGTTTAAAAGAAATTTCAATACAACAGTCCGAATGGCATTGGAATGTTTTGTATCAGCCGTTAACTTTCCTAATTTTCTTGATTTGTTCTTTTGCGGAGCTAAACAGAACTCCTTTTGACTTAGCAGAATGTGAATCGGAATTAATTGGCGGTTATCATACAGAATATTCTTCAATGAAAATGGGATTCTATTTATTTGCTGAATATGCAAATATGTTTATTTCCTCTACTATTATGGCTGTGTTATTTTTTGGTGGCTATAATTATCCAGGAATGGCATGGGCGGTAGAAAACTTGGGAGTAAATATTGCGAACGTAATTGGAATGATGGCGCTGTTTGCTAAATTATGCGGTTTTATTTTCTTTATCATGTGGGTTCGCTGGACGATTCCAAGATTTAGATATGACCAATTGATGCACTTGGGATGGAGAATTTTGATTCCGCTTGCGATTGTAAATATTATGATAACCGGAGTTGTGCTTTTAAGAAGTGAAATTGCTGTTTATTTAGGATTTTAG
- a CDS encoding ORF6N domain-containing protein, translated as MSEELIITEEFIMSKILLIRDTKVMIDSDLAVLYGVETKQLKRQVRRNIERFPEDFMFELNKNEVEILRSQFGTLKQGAHSKYTPMVFTEQGVAMLSSVLNSATAIKVNIQIIRVFTKIRVMLSDTMTMKLDIEEIKNKLTNQSRNIELVFTYLDELMEKQDNKIERNKIGYKK; from the coding sequence ATGAGTGAAGAATTAATCATAACCGAAGAATTTATAATGAGCAAAATATTGCTGATTAGAGATACGAAAGTGATGATTGATTCAGATTTAGCTGTCCTTTATGGAGTAGAAACTAAACAACTCAAAAGACAAGTCAGAAGAAATATAGAACGATTCCCTGAAGATTTCATGTTTGAATTAAACAAAAATGAAGTAGAAATCTTAAGGAGCCAATTTGGTACCTTAAAACAAGGAGCACATTCAAAATATACTCCGATGGTGTTTACAGAACAAGGAGTCGCAATGTTGTCGAGTGTATTAAATAGCGCTACGGCTATAAAGGTAAACATTCAAATTATAAGGGTTTTTACTAAAATTAGAGTTATGTTATCCGATACAATGACAATGAAATTAGATATTGAGGAGATAAAAAACAAACTCACTAACCAAAGCAGAAACATAGAATTGGTTTTCACCTATTTAGATGAGTTGATGGAGAAACAGGATAATAAGATTGAAAGAAATAAAATTGGGTATAAAAAATAA
- a CDS encoding NADH-quinone oxidoreductase subunit I has protein sequence MSIETISLSGRKKMVSNKEMTFLERMYLIAIVKGLAITIKHLFKRKATIQYPEQVREMSPVYRGQHMLKRDEQGRENCTACGLCALSCPAEAITMKAGERKANEMHLYREEKYAEIYEINMLRCIFCGLCEEACPKDAIYLTISKELVPSSYEREDFIFGKDKLVMPLEMAMKNTQLKNAN, from the coding sequence ATGTCAATAGAAACTATATCCTTATCGGGAAGAAAAAAAATGGTCTCCAATAAAGAGATGACTTTTTTGGAACGCATGTATCTGATTGCGATTGTAAAAGGGTTGGCCATTACTATAAAACACCTTTTTAAAAGAAAAGCGACGATTCAATATCCTGAGCAAGTTCGTGAGATGAGTCCTGTTTATCGTGGTCAACATATGTTGAAACGTGATGAACAAGGCAGAGAAAACTGTACTGCGTGCGGATTATGCGCCTTATCTTGCCCTGCTGAAGCGATTACAATGAAAGCTGGTGAGCGCAAGGCTAATGAAATGCATTTGTATAGAGAGGAAAAATATGCCGAGATATATGAAATCAATATGCTGAGATGTATTTTTTGCGGGCTTTGCGAAGAAGCTTGTCCAAAAGATGCTATTTATTTGACTATTTCTAAAGAATTAGTTCCTTCTAGCTATGAAAGAGAAGATTTTATTTTTGGAAAAGACAAACTGGTTATGCCACTAGAAATGGCGATGAAAAACACTCAACTTAAAAACGCTAACTAA
- a CDS encoding NADH-quinone oxidoreductase subunit J translates to MSTVLVLFCVLSAITLLTAFLTIFSRNPIHSAIYLVICFFSIAGHYLLLNAQFLAIVHIIVYSGAIMILLLFTIMLMNLNEADEVHKPRFTRLGAIVSFCLVCLVLIKIFIDSKPIVEYDYTGEDYQSIKVLGKALLNEYMVPFEFASILLLVAMIGTVLLSKKEKLEK, encoded by the coding sequence ATGTCAACAGTACTTGTTTTATTTTGTGTATTGTCTGCAATCACGCTGCTAACTGCATTTTTAACTATTTTTAGCAGAAACCCAATACATAGCGCTATTTACTTAGTGATTTGTTTTTTCTCTATAGCAGGACATTATTTATTATTGAACGCCCAGTTTTTGGCCATTGTACATATCATTGTCTATTCGGGAGCGATTATGATTTTATTGCTCTTCACCATAATGCTTATGAATCTTAATGAAGCTGATGAAGTTCATAAACCAAGGTTCACGAGATTGGGAGCTATTGTTTCCTTTTGTTTGGTTTGTTTGGTTTTGATAAAAATCTTTATTGACTCGAAACCTATTGTAGAATATGATTATACGGGTGAAGATTACCAATCGATAAAAGTACTCGGAAAAGCATTATTGAATGAATATATGGTTCCGTTTGAATTTGCTTCTATCTTGTTATTGGTCGCAATGATTGGAACTGTGTTATTGTCTAAAAAAGAAAAATTAGAAAAATAA
- the nuoK gene encoding NADH-quinone oxidoreductase subunit NuoK, with protein sequence MNNILTQIGIENYIFLCVTLFCIGIFGVLYRRNAIIVFMSIEIMLNAVNLLFVAFSTYHQDTQGQVFVFFSMAVAAAEVAVGLAILVSIFRNIGSISIDNLKNLKG encoded by the coding sequence ATGAACAATATTTTAACTCAAATTGGTATAGAGAACTATATCTTCCTGTGTGTAACGCTTTTTTGCATTGGTATTTTTGGAGTTTTATACAGACGAAATGCAATTATCGTATTCATGTCTATCGAAATCATGCTGAATGCTGTTAACTTATTGTTCGTGGCTTTCTCTACGTACCACCAAGACACACAAGGGCAGGTATTCGTATTTTTCTCCATGGCTGTAGCGGCTGCCGAGGTTGCGGTTGGACTGGCTATATTAGTTTCGATATTTAGAAATATTGGATCAATTAGCATCGATAATTTAAAAAACTTAAAAGGATAA
- the nuoL gene encoding NADH-quinone oxidoreductase subunit L: protein MDTNLALVLLLTPFLGFLINIFFGKSLGKSVSGIIGTLSVVISFVVAISFFLQISQTKQAINIQLFDWIQISNFNVSFGFLLDQLSILWLLFVTGIGSLIHLYSISYMHDDENMHKFFAYLNLFIFFMISLVVGSNLLVMFIGWEGVGLCSYLLIGFWYKNQDYNDAAKKAFIMNRIGDLGLLIGIFILGSMFSTLDFATLKTAIAGASNVDTFWLSIATLALFIGACGKSAQIPLYTWLPDAMAGPTPVSALIHAATMVTAGIFMITRMHFLFDLTPEIQTIIAVVGGVTSLVAATIGLVQTDIKKVLAYSTVSQLGLMFLALGFGAYEVAVFHVITHAFFKACLFLGSGSVIHGLHGEQDMRKMGGLRKAMPITFWTMLISSLAISGVPVFSGFFSKDEILMTAFHHNIPLWVIASVASIMTAFYMFRLMFLTFFNDFRGTEEQKHHLHESPALITFPLIVLAILAAVGGLISLPGNSWLNHYLAPLFSNAAHEEHTLGTTEYILMAIAVVGGLVGIGIAYAKYFKQNEVPSEDAEITGVAKVLYNKYYIDELYDSLFVAPINGLSKFFRDYVETGISFVVFGLGKVTSELSYQGKKIQNGSVGLYLFAFVLGMCAIISYLFLAQ, encoded by the coding sequence ATGGATACCAATTTAGCTTTAGTCTTACTATTAACTCCTTTTTTAGGATTTTTAATTAATATTTTCTTTGGAAAAAGTTTAGGAAAATCTGTTTCAGGAATCATTGGAACGCTTTCGGTAGTAATTTCCTTTGTTGTTGCGATTTCCTTTTTTCTTCAAATCAGTCAAACAAAACAAGCTATAAACATTCAATTATTTGATTGGATTCAGATTAGCAATTTCAATGTGAGTTTTGGTTTTTTACTGGATCAATTATCAATTTTATGGTTGCTTTTTGTAACAGGAATTGGATCATTGATACATTTATATTCTATCAGCTACATGCATGATGACGAGAATATGCACAAGTTTTTTGCTTATTTGAATTTGTTTATCTTTTTCATGATTTCATTAGTAGTTGGAAGCAACTTATTGGTGATGTTCATTGGTTGGGAAGGAGTTGGACTTTGTTCTTACTTATTGATTGGATTTTGGTATAAAAACCAAGACTACAATGATGCCGCCAAAAAAGCTTTTATCATGAACCGTATTGGGGATTTAGGATTGCTAATTGGAATCTTTATCTTGGGAAGCATGTTCTCTACATTGGATTTTGCCACTTTGAAAACTGCTATTGCTGGAGCCAGTAATGTAGATACATTTTGGTTAAGCATTGCAACTTTGGCTTTGTTTATTGGAGCTTGCGGAAAATCGGCACAAATTCCATTATACACTTGGCTGCCAGATGCGATGGCAGGACCTACTCCTGTTTCAGCATTGATTCACGCTGCTACGATGGTAACAGCTGGTATTTTTATGATAACCAGAATGCATTTCTTATTTGACTTAACACCCGAAATACAAACAATAATTGCCGTAGTTGGAGGTGTAACTTCATTAGTTGCTGCAACTATTGGTTTAGTTCAAACTGATATTAAAAAAGTACTGGCCTACTCTACTGTTTCTCAATTGGGATTAATGTTTTTGGCTTTAGGTTTTGGCGCTTATGAAGTAGCAGTATTTCACGTAATCACTCACGCTTTCTTCAAAGCTTGTTTATTCTTGGGTTCAGGATCTGTGATTCACGGATTACATGGAGAACAGGATATGCGAAAAATGGGCGGATTGAGAAAGGCGATGCCAATCACTTTTTGGACAATGCTTATTTCTTCATTAGCAATTTCGGGAGTTCCTGTATTTTCAGGTTTCTTTTCTAAAGATGAAATTTTGATGACAGCTTTCCATCATAACATCCCGCTTTGGGTTATTGCATCTGTAGCTTCTATAATGACTGCTTTCTATATGTTTAGATTAATGTTCTTGACCTTCTTTAATGATTTTAGAGGAACTGAAGAACAAAAACATCATTTGCATGAAAGCCCAGCTTTAATTACTTTCCCTTTGATTGTATTGGCTATTTTGGCTGCTGTTGGAGGTTTGATCAGTTTGCCTGGAAATAGCTGGCTGAATCATTATTTAGCTCCTTTATTTTCAAATGCAGCGCATGAAGAACATACACTAGGAACTACCGAATATATCCTTATGGCAATTGCCGTTGTTGGCGGATTAGTTGGAATTGGGATTGCTTATGCTAAATATTTCAAGCAAAATGAAGTACCAAGTGAAGATGCTGAAATAACAGGAGTTGCAAAAGTGCTTTACAACAAATACTATATTGACGAACTATACGATTCTTTATTTGTAGCACCAATTAATGGTCTATCAAAATTCTTTAGAGACTATGTAGAAACCGGAATTTCTTTCGTAGTCTTTGGATTAGGAAAAGTAACCAGCGAACTTAGTTACCAAGGTAAAAAAATCCAGAATGGAAGTGTTGGACTATACCTATTTGCTTTTGTTTTAGGCATGTGTGCCATTATTTCTTATTTATTTCTAGCTCAATAA
- a CDS encoding NADH-quinone oxidoreductase subunit N: MTTLIAVIGLGVLCLIFEIFDFRKAIVPITVIGLLAILGLTVSEFNSPGSYYNNMIVVSKFSVAFSSLFIVLTIFLVTLGHNFYENHQSKISDFIAIKVFLLAGAVAMVSFGNLAMFFLGIEILSISLYILAASNRTKVKSNEAGMKYFLMGSFASGIILFGICMIYGAMGSFDIVEISDMSQSAELPIWFPIGIVLLTIGMLFKIAAVPFHFWAPDVYEGSPTLTTALMSTLAKVVAIATLYKLLSSMHADVNYSFQIVIVVISILSMTVGNIMALRQANVKRMLAFSGISHAGFMLMTLLSISNSAGSLLYYTSAYSLAGIAAFSVILYVCKNKENEDIVNFHGLGKTNPLLAAILTGSLLSMAGIPIFAGFFAKLVLFGQTIQAGYLVVVIFAVINSIISVGYYFKLILAMYTKEPNEARTGKPFLYYAVAVIAIALNIIIGLFPSLVLDLLA, from the coding sequence ATGACAACATTAATAGCTGTAATAGGATTAGGTGTTTTATGCCTCATATTTGAAATCTTTGATTTTAGAAAAGCAATTGTTCCAATAACAGTAATTGGATTATTAGCTATTCTAGGGCTGACTGTTTCCGAATTTAATTCACCTGGAAGTTACTATAACAATATGATTGTTGTGAGTAAATTTTCGGTTGCATTTTCTAGTCTATTTATTGTCTTAACCATATTTTTGGTGACCTTAGGACATAATTTTTATGAAAATCATCAAAGCAAAATTTCCGATTTTATTGCTATAAAAGTATTTCTTTTAGCTGGAGCTGTTGCTATGGTTTCTTTTGGAAATCTTGCGATGTTCTTTTTAGGAATCGAAATACTATCTATTTCTCTTTATATACTTGCTGCGAGCAATAGAACCAAAGTTAAAAGTAATGAAGCAGGTATGAAGTACTTCTTGATGGGGTCATTTGCATCAGGAATTATTTTATTTGGTATCTGTATGATTTATGGAGCTATGGGTTCATTTGATATTGTTGAAATTAGTGACATGTCTCAATCAGCAGAATTACCAATTTGGTTCCCAATCGGGATCGTTTTGCTAACTATTGGAATGCTGTTTAAAATCGCAGCAGTTCCATTCCACTTTTGGGCTCCTGACGTTTATGAGGGTTCTCCAACTCTAACAACTGCCTTAATGAGCACTTTGGCAAAAGTAGTAGCCATTGCGACACTTTATAAATTGTTGTCCAGTATGCATGCTGATGTCAATTACTCATTTCAAATTGTTATAGTTGTTATTTCGATTCTTTCTATGACTGTAGGTAATATCATGGCATTAAGACAAGCCAATGTAAAACGTATGCTGGCTTTCTCTGGTATTTCACACGCAGGTTTCATGTTGATGACATTATTGAGCATCTCTAATTCAGCGGGAAGTTTACTATATTACACTTCGGCTTATTCTCTAGCGGGAATTGCTGCTTTCAGCGTTATCCTATATGTGTGCAAGAACAAAGAAAATGAAGATATTGTGAACTTTCACGGCTTAGGCAAGACTAATCCTTTATTGGCAGCTATTTTAACCGGATCATTACTTTCTATGGCTGGAATTCCAATCTTTGCAGGTTTCTTTGCCAAATTGGTTTTATTTGGTCAAACCATTCAAGCAGGCTATTTAGTGGTGGTTATATTTGCCGTGATCAACTCTATTATAAGTGTTGGTTACTACTTTAAATTAATTTTGGCAATGTACACTAAAGAGCCTAACGAAGCCCGCACTGGAAAACCATTCTTGTATTATGCTGTTGCTGTTATTGCTATTGCATTAAATATTATCATAGGATTGTTTCCTTCACTAGTTTTAGATTTATTAGCATAA
- a CDS encoding helix-turn-helix transcriptional regulator: protein MGTTKKQDFDQETNAIAEICKALGHPTRMQIMTLLWNQNNRTCGEIVSLIPLAQSTISKHLLELKKADLLNVKNVGKKTIYSIEVEKIQILKKYLTNYLSNKLLSKEAEIAILPHKPQIKKRDKLHLKEFNYQFPVKKSDPNQSNIK, encoded by the coding sequence ATGGGAACAACCAAAAAACAAGATTTCGATCAAGAAACAAATGCAATAGCAGAAATCTGCAAAGCATTGGGACACCCAACCCGAATGCAGATAATGACACTATTATGGAACCAAAACAACAGAACCTGCGGTGAAATTGTCTCTCTAATTCCATTAGCGCAATCCACAATATCTAAACATTTATTAGAATTAAAAAAAGCTGACTTATTAAATGTAAAGAATGTCGGAAAAAAAACGATTTACTCCATTGAAGTAGAAAAAATACAAATTCTGAAAAAATACTTAACCAATTATTTATCCAACAAATTACTTTCAAAAGAAGCAGAAATTGCGATACTTCCCCACAAACCACAAATCAAGAAAAGAGATAAATTACATTTAAAGGAATTTAACTATCAATTTCCAGTTAAAAAAAGTGATCCAAATCAAAGCAATATTAAGTAG
- a CDS encoding DsbA family protein: MKNQLKIQIWSDVMCPFCYIGKRKIEEAITQFENKNSIEIEWKSFELDPSFAATPNESIADHLADKYGRDKDWAQSMLENTTQTAKSNGLDFHFEKAILANSLNAHRLLHLAKRYNHSNELEELLFKAYFTEGKNVDDWNTLQEIGQKAGLHIEEIKQLIDTDAYTKEVRQDQQEAQDLGVTGVPFFVFDNKYAVSGAQPTDVFLKTLEKTWKEGNFNTPIQIQNPDETNSCTIDGCE, translated from the coding sequence ATGAAAAATCAATTAAAAATACAAATCTGGTCAGATGTAATGTGTCCGTTTTGTTATATAGGAAAAAGAAAAATAGAAGAAGCCATAACACAATTTGAAAACAAAAATTCCATTGAAATAGAATGGAAAAGCTTTGAATTGGATCCCTCATTTGCAGCTACTCCCAATGAAAGCATCGCAGATCATTTGGCTGACAAATATGGCAGAGATAAAGATTGGGCTCAGTCTATGTTAGAAAACACAACTCAAACTGCTAAAAGTAACGGCTTGGATTTCCATTTTGAAAAAGCAATCTTGGCAAATTCATTAAACGCTCACCGATTACTGCATTTGGCGAAAAGGTACAATCACTCTAACGAGTTAGAAGAACTGCTTTTTAAGGCATATTTTACCGAAGGAAAAAATGTCGACGATTGGAATACACTACAAGAAATTGGGCAAAAAGCAGGTTTGCACATTGAGGAAATCAAACAGCTTATAGATACTGATGCATACACAAAAGAGGTCAGACAAGACCAGCAAGAAGCACAAGATCTTGGAGTAACAGGAGTTCCATTCTTTGTATTCGATAATAAATACGCAGTATCTGGAGCACAGCCAACAGATGTCTTTTTGAAAACCCTTGAAAAAACTTGGAAAGAAGGCAATTTTAACACTCCAATACAAATCCAAAATCCAGACGAAACCAACAGTTGCACAATTGATGGCTGTGAATAA